A window from Prunus dulcis unplaced genomic scaffold, ALMONDv2, whole genome shotgun sequence encodes these proteins:
- the LOC117612893 gene encoding cyclic nucleotide-gated ion channel 1-like isoform X3, whose translation MASAPGDLEKAEASRTDYPNSNQTTENSDTRDVDVKNSKNAARLTKIFITSCVLGVFLDPLFLYIPLLNHDLKCLRLDNTIKIIALVSRLFTDLFYVGRIILQVCRFENCSPFMNRILPKSCSSKLITSFIKCFRELLPEVTEVHEKEYLIPSITKEIRESSIIVDILAILPLPQVAILFFFPNMRVSGSFGKRTMNFLIMVQYVPRVLRIYLSCKKARKPFKGQIPLWLKGLLNLFLYILASHVLGAFWYFFAAQQMISCWEHACLYGNGCGAITFNCHDHQTLKNITVLNDFCPINPPDTTPPFNFGIYLNVLQSGALWSTDYPLKFLNSFCWGLRNLSSLASNLQPSFYTWEIAFVAFISIIGLILFVYLIGNLQTYVLIDTERLESHRRENKLKRKLKENDRKVESWLSGHGIPLSRKQKIMEEIKRELEENSDFDVVREILSILPLEEIKSYSPLSRLRKVPLLKDMDEGVLVEISEKLHPEKYTPGKIIINKDETLEMMLFIVDGSVIIEKTDGSQLEHLGPGDFYGEELLVSPLWTSSSDAKPINQSVQAIDDVQALVLSATDMATLSFSSRRHINELRMVVTILQKVPKLQTMDKQVLKAMSHHLSPVSYKRDDYIVRENQPVSRMFFITRGEVTKNENPPEANFIGEELLEWVLDKSFPTILPLSTCTVRVVSNDAEVLILKARMLKNVVSKFMKHFSNFASLSDIRLTWLKKVEIFQQMDEQVLEAICKCLKHMNFNVAKRHILQEKKPLKMMFFVIRGVVLIESDSALEENVKNTCEIGSFYGEELVQWVTTWVHKSFPAKLPLSPGSALCSVRGGPVEILALKADDLKSVVSEFRSKFSTETTLPTDSDQPRELTILKNVEILKTMNEEVLKEVCKHLTEKTYKDEYIIMKDKQMEMMFFIVSGVVSVTNENSKHYLREGERPNHSGDELIQRWVRSKSASVSAELPTSPSSFWAIGEVEVLILKAEDLASVQLGDRIG comes from the exons ATGGCTTCCGCTCCCGGTGATTTAGAGAAAGCTGAAGCAAG CAGAACAGATTATCCAAATTCAAACCAGACAACGGAAAATTCTGACACGAGAGACGTAGAtgtgaaaaattcaaaaaatgcAGCACGGTTgactaaaatatttataacatCATGTGTGCTTGGCGTTTTCCTGGATCCTTTGTTCCTCTACATTCCTCTCCTCAACCACGATTTGAAGTGTCTGAGGTTGGACAACACCATAAAGATTATCGCTCTCGTCTCGCGATTGTTCACTGATCTATTTTATGTAGGCAGAATAATTTTGCAAGTTTGTAGATTTGAAAATTGTTCGCCTTTCATGAATCGAATTCTTCCCAAAAGTTGCTCCTCCAAGTTAATAACATCATTCATCAAATGCTTTCGTGAGTTATTACCTGAAGTAACTGAAGTTCATGAGAAGGAATATCTAATACCAAGTATAACAAAGGAGATACGGGAGTCGTCCATCATAGTTGACATTTTAGctattcttcctcttccaCAG GTGGcaattctctttttctttccgaATATGAGGGTCTCAGGATCTTTCGGGAAGCGTACTATGAACTTTCTTATTATGGTGCAATATGTACCACGAGTTCTTCGCATCTACCTATCATGCAAGAAAGCTAGAAAACCTTTCAAAGGACAAATCCCATTATGGCTTAAAGGTTTACTCAATCTTTTCCTCTACATTCTCGCTAGTCAT GTGCTTGGAGCTTTTTGGTACTTTTTTGCTGCTCAACAAATGATAAGTTGCTGGGAACATGCATGTCTATATGGAAATGGATGTGGCGCTATTACATTTAATTGTCATGATCAccaaacattgaaaaatattaCGGTTCTAAATGATTTCTGCCCAATAAATCCACCAGATACAACTCCACCATTTAATTTTGGCATATACCTAAATGTCCTTCAGTCAGGTGCATTGTGGTCAACAGACTATCCCCTGAAGTTTTTGAACAGTTTTTGTTGGGGCCTGCGAAATTTGAG TTCTCTAGCTTCAAATCTCCAACCGAGTTTCTATACATGGGAAATCGCCTTTGTAGCTTTTATATCTATAATCGGCTTGATACTGTTTGTATATCTCATTGGAAATTTGCAG ACCTACGTGCTTATAGATACTGAAAGGTTAGAGTCGCACAGACGCGAGAATAAACTTAAACGGAAGCTTAAAGAAAATGACCGAAAAGTAGAATCATGGTTATCTGGCCATGGCATCCCCCTTAGTAGAAAGCAAAAGATCATGGAAGAGATAAAAAGGGAGCTTGAAGAAAACTCGGATTTTGATGTGGTTAGGGAAATCCTCTCTATTCTTCCCCTCGAAGAAATCAAAAGTTACAGCCCGTTGAGTAGGCTGAGGAAG GTGCCACTACTTAAAGACATGGACGAAGGAGTTCTGGTAGAAATCTCTGAGAAGCTTCATCCTGAGAAGTATACTCCtggaaaaatcattataaacaAGGATGAAACACTTGAAATGATGCTTTTCATTGTGGACGGAAGTGTAATCATTGAAAAGACAGATGGTTCTCAGTTGGAACATCTAGGCCCAGGAGATTTTTATGGAGAGGAACTTCTAGTTTCCCCATTGTGGACCTCCTCTAGTGATGCAAAACCCATAAACCAGTCTGTTCAGGCCATTGATGATGTTCAAGCCCTTGTTCTCTCTGCCACAGACATGGCGACCTTGAGCTTTAGTTCCAGGCGGCATATCAACGAGTTGCGCATGGTGGTAACTATTCTTCAGAAA GTGCCAAAACTTCAAACTATGGATAAACAAGTATTGAAAGCAATGTCTCATCATCTTTCTCCGGTTAGCTATAAACGCGACGACTATATTGTTCGAGAGAACCAACCAGTTAGTAGGATGTTCTTCATCACGAGAGGAGAGGTAACAAAAAATGAGAACCCTCCGGAAGCAAATTTTATTGGAGAAGAACTTCTTGAGTGGGTATTGGATAAGTCTTTTCCTACCATATTACCCTTGTCGACCTGCACTGTTAGAGTAGTCTCAAATGATGCCGAAGTCCTCATTTTGAAGGCCAGGATGTTGAAGAATGTAGTCTCTAAGTTCATGAAGCATTTCAGCAATTTCGCCTCTCTCTCAGATATCCGGTTAACTTGGCTAAAGAAA GTGGAAATCTTTCAACAAATGGATGAACAAGTGTTGGAAGCAATATGCAAGTGCCTTAAGCACATGAACTTCAATGTTGCCAAGCGCCATATTCTTCAAGAGAAAAAACCACTTAAAATGATGTTCTTCGTCATCCGAGGAGTTGTATTAATTGAAAGCGATAGTGCTTTGGAAGAGAACGTTAAAAACACCTGTGAAATAGGAAGTTTCTATGGAGAAGAACTTGTACAATGGGTTACAACTTGGGTACACAAGTCCTTTCCTGCCAAACTACCTTTATCACCTGGTTCTGCGCTATGTAGTGTGCGTGGTGGTCCTGTTGAAATACTTGCTCTCAAAGCCGACGACTTGAAGAGTGTAGTCTCTGAATTCAGGTCGAAATTCAGCACGGAAACCACCCTGCCTACAGATTCTGATCAGCCTCGAGAACTGACCATCCTAAAGAAT GTGGAAATCCTTAAGACTATGAATGAGGAAGTGTTGAAAGAAGTATGCAAGCATCTTACTGAAAAAACGTATAAAGATGAGTACATTATTATGAAGGATAAACAAATGGAAATGATGTTCTTCATCGTCAGCGGAGTTGTGTCAGTAACAAACGAAAACTCGAAACATTACCTTAGAGAAGGAGAACGTCCAAATCACAGTGGAGATGAGCTTATACAACGTTGGGTGCGATCTAAATCTGCCAGCGTTTCTGCCGAATTGCCCACCTCTCCTTCTAGTTTTTGGGCCATCGGTGAAGTTGAAGTTCTGATTCTGAAGGCCGAAGACTTGGCAAGTGTTCAGCTTGGTGATCGAATTGGTTAG
- the LOC117612893 gene encoding cyclic nucleotide-gated ion channel 1-like isoform X2, which produces MASAPGDLEKAEARTDYPNSNQTTENSDTRDVDVKNSKNAARLTKIFITSCVLGVFLDPLFLYIPLLNHDLKCLRLDNTIKIIALVSRLFTDLFYVGRIILQVCRFENCSPFMNRILPKSCSSKLITSFIKCFRELLPEVTEVHEKEYLIPSITKEIRESSIIVDILAILPLPQVAILFFFPNMRVSGSFGKRTMNFLIMVQYVPRVLRIYLSCKKARKPFKGQIPLWLKGLLNLFLYILASHVLGAFWYFFAAQQMISCWEHACLYGNGCGAITFNCHDHQTLKNITVLNDFCPINPPDTTPPFNFGIYLNVLQSGALWSTDYPLKFLNSFCWGLRNLSSLASNLQPSFYTWEIAFVAFISIIGLILFVYLIGNLQTYVLIDTERLESHRRENKLKRKLKENDRKVESWLSGHGIPLSRKQKIMEEIKRELEENSDFDVVREILSILPLEEIKSYSPLSRLRKVPLLKDMDEGVLVEISEKLHPEKYTPGKIIINKDETLEMMLFIVDGSVIIEKTDGSQLEHLGPGDFYGEELLVSPLWTSSSDAKPINQSVQAIDDVQALVLSATDMATLSFSSRRHINELRMVVTILQKVPKLQTMDKQVLKAMSHHLSPVSYKRDDYIVRENQPVSRMFFITRGEVTKNENPPEANFIGEELLEWVLDKSFPTILPLSTCTVRVVSNDAEVLILKARMLKNVVSKFMKHFSNFASLSDIRLTWLKKVEIFQQMDEQVLEAICKCLKHMNFNVAKRHILQEKKPLKMMFFVIRGVVLIESDSALEENVKNTCEIGSFYGEELVQWVTTWVHKSFPAKLPLSPGSALCSVRGGPVEILALKADDLKSVVSEFRSKFSTETTLPTDSDQPRELTILKNVEILKTMNEEVLKEVCKHLTEKTYKDEYIIMKDKQMEMMFFIVSGVVSVTNENSKHYLREGERPNHSGDELIQRWVRSKSASVSAELPTSPSSFWAIGEVEVLILKAEDLASVQLGDRIGF; this is translated from the exons ATGGCTTCCGCTCCCGGTGATTTAGAGAAAGCTGAAGCAAG AACAGATTATCCAAATTCAAACCAGACAACGGAAAATTCTGACACGAGAGACGTAGAtgtgaaaaattcaaaaaatgcAGCACGGTTgactaaaatatttataacatCATGTGTGCTTGGCGTTTTCCTGGATCCTTTGTTCCTCTACATTCCTCTCCTCAACCACGATTTGAAGTGTCTGAGGTTGGACAACACCATAAAGATTATCGCTCTCGTCTCGCGATTGTTCACTGATCTATTTTATGTAGGCAGAATAATTTTGCAAGTTTGTAGATTTGAAAATTGTTCGCCTTTCATGAATCGAATTCTTCCCAAAAGTTGCTCCTCCAAGTTAATAACATCATTCATCAAATGCTTTCGTGAGTTATTACCTGAAGTAACTGAAGTTCATGAGAAGGAATATCTAATACCAAGTATAACAAAGGAGATACGGGAGTCGTCCATCATAGTTGACATTTTAGctattcttcctcttccaCAG GTGGcaattctctttttctttccgaATATGAGGGTCTCAGGATCTTTCGGGAAGCGTACTATGAACTTTCTTATTATGGTGCAATATGTACCACGAGTTCTTCGCATCTACCTATCATGCAAGAAAGCTAGAAAACCTTTCAAAGGACAAATCCCATTATGGCTTAAAGGTTTACTCAATCTTTTCCTCTACATTCTCGCTAGTCAT GTGCTTGGAGCTTTTTGGTACTTTTTTGCTGCTCAACAAATGATAAGTTGCTGGGAACATGCATGTCTATATGGAAATGGATGTGGCGCTATTACATTTAATTGTCATGATCAccaaacattgaaaaatattaCGGTTCTAAATGATTTCTGCCCAATAAATCCACCAGATACAACTCCACCATTTAATTTTGGCATATACCTAAATGTCCTTCAGTCAGGTGCATTGTGGTCAACAGACTATCCCCTGAAGTTTTTGAACAGTTTTTGTTGGGGCCTGCGAAATTTGAG TTCTCTAGCTTCAAATCTCCAACCGAGTTTCTATACATGGGAAATCGCCTTTGTAGCTTTTATATCTATAATCGGCTTGATACTGTTTGTATATCTCATTGGAAATTTGCAG ACCTACGTGCTTATAGATACTGAAAGGTTAGAGTCGCACAGACGCGAGAATAAACTTAAACGGAAGCTTAAAGAAAATGACCGAAAAGTAGAATCATGGTTATCTGGCCATGGCATCCCCCTTAGTAGAAAGCAAAAGATCATGGAAGAGATAAAAAGGGAGCTTGAAGAAAACTCGGATTTTGATGTGGTTAGGGAAATCCTCTCTATTCTTCCCCTCGAAGAAATCAAAAGTTACAGCCCGTTGAGTAGGCTGAGGAAG GTGCCACTACTTAAAGACATGGACGAAGGAGTTCTGGTAGAAATCTCTGAGAAGCTTCATCCTGAGAAGTATACTCCtggaaaaatcattataaacaAGGATGAAACACTTGAAATGATGCTTTTCATTGTGGACGGAAGTGTAATCATTGAAAAGACAGATGGTTCTCAGTTGGAACATCTAGGCCCAGGAGATTTTTATGGAGAGGAACTTCTAGTTTCCCCATTGTGGACCTCCTCTAGTGATGCAAAACCCATAAACCAGTCTGTTCAGGCCATTGATGATGTTCAAGCCCTTGTTCTCTCTGCCACAGACATGGCGACCTTGAGCTTTAGTTCCAGGCGGCATATCAACGAGTTGCGCATGGTGGTAACTATTCTTCAGAAA GTGCCAAAACTTCAAACTATGGATAAACAAGTATTGAAAGCAATGTCTCATCATCTTTCTCCGGTTAGCTATAAACGCGACGACTATATTGTTCGAGAGAACCAACCAGTTAGTAGGATGTTCTTCATCACGAGAGGAGAGGTAACAAAAAATGAGAACCCTCCGGAAGCAAATTTTATTGGAGAAGAACTTCTTGAGTGGGTATTGGATAAGTCTTTTCCTACCATATTACCCTTGTCGACCTGCACTGTTAGAGTAGTCTCAAATGATGCCGAAGTCCTCATTTTGAAGGCCAGGATGTTGAAGAATGTAGTCTCTAAGTTCATGAAGCATTTCAGCAATTTCGCCTCTCTCTCAGATATCCGGTTAACTTGGCTAAAGAAA GTGGAAATCTTTCAACAAATGGATGAACAAGTGTTGGAAGCAATATGCAAGTGCCTTAAGCACATGAACTTCAATGTTGCCAAGCGCCATATTCTTCAAGAGAAAAAACCACTTAAAATGATGTTCTTCGTCATCCGAGGAGTTGTATTAATTGAAAGCGATAGTGCTTTGGAAGAGAACGTTAAAAACACCTGTGAAATAGGAAGTTTCTATGGAGAAGAACTTGTACAATGGGTTACAACTTGGGTACACAAGTCCTTTCCTGCCAAACTACCTTTATCACCTGGTTCTGCGCTATGTAGTGTGCGTGGTGGTCCTGTTGAAATACTTGCTCTCAAAGCCGACGACTTGAAGAGTGTAGTCTCTGAATTCAGGTCGAAATTCAGCACGGAAACCACCCTGCCTACAGATTCTGATCAGCCTCGAGAACTGACCATCCTAAAGAAT GTGGAAATCCTTAAGACTATGAATGAGGAAGTGTTGAAAGAAGTATGCAAGCATCTTACTGAAAAAACGTATAAAGATGAGTACATTATTATGAAGGATAAACAAATGGAAATGATGTTCTTCATCGTCAGCGGAGTTGTGTCAGTAACAAACGAAAACTCGAAACATTACCTTAGAGAAGGAGAACGTCCAAATCACAGTGGAGATGAGCTTATACAACGTTGGGTGCGATCTAAATCTGCCAGCGTTTCTGCCGAATTGCCCACCTCTCCTTCTAGTTTTTGGGCCATCGGTGAAGTTGAAGTTCTGATTCTGAAGGCCGAAGACTTGGCAAGTGTTCAGCTTGGTGATCGAATTG GCTTTTGA
- the LOC117612893 gene encoding cyclic nucleotide-gated ion channel 1-like isoform X1 yields the protein MASAPGDLEKAEASRTDYPNSNQTTENSDTRDVDVKNSKNAARLTKIFITSCVLGVFLDPLFLYIPLLNHDLKCLRLDNTIKIIALVSRLFTDLFYVGRIILQVCRFENCSPFMNRILPKSCSSKLITSFIKCFRELLPEVTEVHEKEYLIPSITKEIRESSIIVDILAILPLPQVAILFFFPNMRVSGSFGKRTMNFLIMVQYVPRVLRIYLSCKKARKPFKGQIPLWLKGLLNLFLYILASHVLGAFWYFFAAQQMISCWEHACLYGNGCGAITFNCHDHQTLKNITVLNDFCPINPPDTTPPFNFGIYLNVLQSGALWSTDYPLKFLNSFCWGLRNLSSLASNLQPSFYTWEIAFVAFISIIGLILFVYLIGNLQTYVLIDTERLESHRRENKLKRKLKENDRKVESWLSGHGIPLSRKQKIMEEIKRELEENSDFDVVREILSILPLEEIKSYSPLSRLRKVPLLKDMDEGVLVEISEKLHPEKYTPGKIIINKDETLEMMLFIVDGSVIIEKTDGSQLEHLGPGDFYGEELLVSPLWTSSSDAKPINQSVQAIDDVQALVLSATDMATLSFSSRRHINELRMVVTILQKVPKLQTMDKQVLKAMSHHLSPVSYKRDDYIVRENQPVSRMFFITRGEVTKNENPPEANFIGEELLEWVLDKSFPTILPLSTCTVRVVSNDAEVLILKARMLKNVVSKFMKHFSNFASLSDIRLTWLKKVEIFQQMDEQVLEAICKCLKHMNFNVAKRHILQEKKPLKMMFFVIRGVVLIESDSALEENVKNTCEIGSFYGEELVQWVTTWVHKSFPAKLPLSPGSALCSVRGGPVEILALKADDLKSVVSEFRSKFSTETTLPTDSDQPRELTILKNVEILKTMNEEVLKEVCKHLTEKTYKDEYIIMKDKQMEMMFFIVSGVVSVTNENSKHYLREGERPNHSGDELIQRWVRSKSASVSAELPTSPSSFWAIGEVEVLILKAEDLASVQLGDRIGF from the exons ATGGCTTCCGCTCCCGGTGATTTAGAGAAAGCTGAAGCAAG CAGAACAGATTATCCAAATTCAAACCAGACAACGGAAAATTCTGACACGAGAGACGTAGAtgtgaaaaattcaaaaaatgcAGCACGGTTgactaaaatatttataacatCATGTGTGCTTGGCGTTTTCCTGGATCCTTTGTTCCTCTACATTCCTCTCCTCAACCACGATTTGAAGTGTCTGAGGTTGGACAACACCATAAAGATTATCGCTCTCGTCTCGCGATTGTTCACTGATCTATTTTATGTAGGCAGAATAATTTTGCAAGTTTGTAGATTTGAAAATTGTTCGCCTTTCATGAATCGAATTCTTCCCAAAAGTTGCTCCTCCAAGTTAATAACATCATTCATCAAATGCTTTCGTGAGTTATTACCTGAAGTAACTGAAGTTCATGAGAAGGAATATCTAATACCAAGTATAACAAAGGAGATACGGGAGTCGTCCATCATAGTTGACATTTTAGctattcttcctcttccaCAG GTGGcaattctctttttctttccgaATATGAGGGTCTCAGGATCTTTCGGGAAGCGTACTATGAACTTTCTTATTATGGTGCAATATGTACCACGAGTTCTTCGCATCTACCTATCATGCAAGAAAGCTAGAAAACCTTTCAAAGGACAAATCCCATTATGGCTTAAAGGTTTACTCAATCTTTTCCTCTACATTCTCGCTAGTCAT GTGCTTGGAGCTTTTTGGTACTTTTTTGCTGCTCAACAAATGATAAGTTGCTGGGAACATGCATGTCTATATGGAAATGGATGTGGCGCTATTACATTTAATTGTCATGATCAccaaacattgaaaaatattaCGGTTCTAAATGATTTCTGCCCAATAAATCCACCAGATACAACTCCACCATTTAATTTTGGCATATACCTAAATGTCCTTCAGTCAGGTGCATTGTGGTCAACAGACTATCCCCTGAAGTTTTTGAACAGTTTTTGTTGGGGCCTGCGAAATTTGAG TTCTCTAGCTTCAAATCTCCAACCGAGTTTCTATACATGGGAAATCGCCTTTGTAGCTTTTATATCTATAATCGGCTTGATACTGTTTGTATATCTCATTGGAAATTTGCAG ACCTACGTGCTTATAGATACTGAAAGGTTAGAGTCGCACAGACGCGAGAATAAACTTAAACGGAAGCTTAAAGAAAATGACCGAAAAGTAGAATCATGGTTATCTGGCCATGGCATCCCCCTTAGTAGAAAGCAAAAGATCATGGAAGAGATAAAAAGGGAGCTTGAAGAAAACTCGGATTTTGATGTGGTTAGGGAAATCCTCTCTATTCTTCCCCTCGAAGAAATCAAAAGTTACAGCCCGTTGAGTAGGCTGAGGAAG GTGCCACTACTTAAAGACATGGACGAAGGAGTTCTGGTAGAAATCTCTGAGAAGCTTCATCCTGAGAAGTATACTCCtggaaaaatcattataaacaAGGATGAAACACTTGAAATGATGCTTTTCATTGTGGACGGAAGTGTAATCATTGAAAAGACAGATGGTTCTCAGTTGGAACATCTAGGCCCAGGAGATTTTTATGGAGAGGAACTTCTAGTTTCCCCATTGTGGACCTCCTCTAGTGATGCAAAACCCATAAACCAGTCTGTTCAGGCCATTGATGATGTTCAAGCCCTTGTTCTCTCTGCCACAGACATGGCGACCTTGAGCTTTAGTTCCAGGCGGCATATCAACGAGTTGCGCATGGTGGTAACTATTCTTCAGAAA GTGCCAAAACTTCAAACTATGGATAAACAAGTATTGAAAGCAATGTCTCATCATCTTTCTCCGGTTAGCTATAAACGCGACGACTATATTGTTCGAGAGAACCAACCAGTTAGTAGGATGTTCTTCATCACGAGAGGAGAGGTAACAAAAAATGAGAACCCTCCGGAAGCAAATTTTATTGGAGAAGAACTTCTTGAGTGGGTATTGGATAAGTCTTTTCCTACCATATTACCCTTGTCGACCTGCACTGTTAGAGTAGTCTCAAATGATGCCGAAGTCCTCATTTTGAAGGCCAGGATGTTGAAGAATGTAGTCTCTAAGTTCATGAAGCATTTCAGCAATTTCGCCTCTCTCTCAGATATCCGGTTAACTTGGCTAAAGAAA GTGGAAATCTTTCAACAAATGGATGAACAAGTGTTGGAAGCAATATGCAAGTGCCTTAAGCACATGAACTTCAATGTTGCCAAGCGCCATATTCTTCAAGAGAAAAAACCACTTAAAATGATGTTCTTCGTCATCCGAGGAGTTGTATTAATTGAAAGCGATAGTGCTTTGGAAGAGAACGTTAAAAACACCTGTGAAATAGGAAGTTTCTATGGAGAAGAACTTGTACAATGGGTTACAACTTGGGTACACAAGTCCTTTCCTGCCAAACTACCTTTATCACCTGGTTCTGCGCTATGTAGTGTGCGTGGTGGTCCTGTTGAAATACTTGCTCTCAAAGCCGACGACTTGAAGAGTGTAGTCTCTGAATTCAGGTCGAAATTCAGCACGGAAACCACCCTGCCTACAGATTCTGATCAGCCTCGAGAACTGACCATCCTAAAGAAT GTGGAAATCCTTAAGACTATGAATGAGGAAGTGTTGAAAGAAGTATGCAAGCATCTTACTGAAAAAACGTATAAAGATGAGTACATTATTATGAAGGATAAACAAATGGAAATGATGTTCTTCATCGTCAGCGGAGTTGTGTCAGTAACAAACGAAAACTCGAAACATTACCTTAGAGAAGGAGAACGTCCAAATCACAGTGGAGATGAGCTTATACAACGTTGGGTGCGATCTAAATCTGCCAGCGTTTCTGCCGAATTGCCCACCTCTCCTTCTAGTTTTTGGGCCATCGGTGAAGTTGAAGTTCTGATTCTGAAGGCCGAAGACTTGGCAAGTGTTCAGCTTGGTGATCGAATTG GCTTTTGA